ATATTTAATAATAATAATAGCAAAAAGAAAAGAAAAAAGCAATAACCTAAAATCAAAAAAGTCAAAAACCTAAAAATGCCAAAAAACACATTAAATGGAAGTAAATTAAAAGCTATTAAAATTTCAGGATTTAGAGCTCGAAAAAAAACAAAAAGCGGTCAAATAATAATTAATAAAAGAAGACAAAAAGGACGTTATCGTTTAGCTTTAGAATAAAAAAAATAAAATTTTTAAACTTCCTAAATTGGATTTGAACCAATGACTTCTCGGTTAACAGCCGAGCGCTCTACCACTAAGCTATTAGGAATAAATTTCGGCATCGTGCTATTTTCCCAAAAGATCACTCTTAAAGTATTTTCGCCACTATAATGTTTAACAACTATGTTCGGAATGGTATAGTG
Above is a genomic segment from Bacteroidota bacterium containing:
- a CDS encoding 50S ribosomal protein L34 — encoded protein: MPKNTLNGSKLKAIKISGFRARKKTKSGQIIINKRRQKGRYRLALE